The Pseudomonas iranensis genome includes a window with the following:
- a CDS encoding HupE/UreJ family protein: protein MTLKRILGALALLLTPALAFAHPGHGDSGLVAGISHPIGGLDHLLAMLAVGLWAAQQQGAARWALPCTFVGTMLLGGLLGFEGLELPALESGIAASVLALGLAVALAVRPPLVMAVAATALFALFHGVAHGLELPDMSSPWAYAAGFVAATAVLHALGYGVVRVLPQAAAPLVRLAGAASAATGVWLLAG, encoded by the coding sequence ATGACACTCAAACGCATTCTTGGCGCTCTGGCGTTGCTGCTGACACCGGCACTGGCTTTCGCTCACCCGGGGCATGGCGACAGCGGTCTGGTCGCCGGCATCAGCCACCCGATCGGCGGGCTCGACCACTTGCTGGCAATGCTCGCCGTCGGTTTGTGGGCGGCGCAGCAACAAGGCGCGGCGCGCTGGGCGCTGCCGTGCACCTTCGTCGGCACCATGCTGCTGGGCGGCCTGCTCGGTTTTGAAGGGCTGGAGTTGCCGGCGCTGGAAAGCGGAATTGCCGCCTCGGTATTGGCGCTGGGCCTGGCCGTGGCACTGGCGGTACGTCCGCCACTGGTGATGGCAGTGGCAGCGACGGCGCTGTTTGCGCTGTTCCATGGCGTGGCGCATGGGCTGGAGTTACCGGACATGAGCAGTCCGTGGGCGTATGCGGCCGGGTTCGTCGCGGCGACAGCGGTTTTGCATGCGCTCGGTTATGGCGTGGTGCGAGTTCTTCCGCAGGCAGCGGCGCCGCTGGTGCGGTTGGCGGGTGCGGCTTCGGCGGCGACCGGCGTGTGGTTGCTCGCAGGCTGA
- the ureG gene encoding urease accessory protein UreG — translation MDTQPLRVGIGGPVGSGKTALTLALCLALRERYNLAVVTNDIYTREDADFLVRNEALAPERIIGVETGGCPHTAIREDASINLEAVDQLNRRFPGLDLILVESGGDNLSATFSPELSDLTIYVIDVSAGDKLPRKGGPGICKSDLLVINKIDLAPLVGASLEMMDSDTKRMRNGKPFVFSNQKTGQGLEEIIAFIERQGLLTAA, via the coding sequence ATGGATACACAACCTCTGCGCGTCGGCATCGGCGGCCCGGTCGGTTCCGGCAAGACCGCGTTGACCCTGGCCCTGTGCCTGGCCCTGCGCGAGCGCTACAACCTCGCCGTGGTCACCAATGACATCTACACCCGCGAAGACGCCGATTTCCTCGTGCGCAACGAAGCCCTCGCGCCGGAGCGGATCATCGGCGTGGAAACCGGCGGCTGCCCGCACACGGCGATCCGCGAAGACGCCTCGATCAACCTCGAAGCGGTCGATCAACTGAACCGGCGTTTTCCCGGGCTGGATCTGATTCTGGTGGAGTCCGGCGGCGATAACCTCTCGGCGACCTTCAGCCCGGAGCTGTCCGACCTGACCATCTACGTGATCGACGTCTCCGCCGGCGACAAGCTGCCGCGCAAGGGCGGCCCGGGGATCTGCAAGTCCGACCTGCTGGTGATCAACAAGATCGACCTGGCGCCACTGGTGGGCGCCTCGCTGGAAATGATGGACAGCGACACCAAACGCATGCGCAACGGCAAGCCGTTCGTGTTCAGCAACCAGAAAACCGGTCAGGGCCTCGAAGAAATCATCGCCTTCATCGAACGTCAGGGCCTGCTGACCGCCGCCTGA
- a CDS encoding urease accessory protein UreF — protein MNPAWALLRLASPQLPIGGYSYSQGLEMAVDNGRVHNPDAARRWISDQLLLNLARFEAPLLLAHCQAAADENWAELRQLCESHRASRETRELHLESRQMGYSLQQLLNGLPELDAPARDFLDQTPEPHLALCWALAARAWGISPQDALAAWLWSWLENQLAVLMKTLPLGQQAAQRLTSELLPLLQQAQHDATHLNPEHIGSAAFGLSLACMAHERQYSRLFRS, from the coding sequence GTGAATCCGGCCTGGGCGCTGCTGCGTCTGGCCAGTCCGCAATTGCCGATTGGCGGCTACAGCTATTCCCAGGGTCTGGAAATGGCGGTGGATAACGGCCGGGTCCACAACCCGGACGCCGCCCGCCGCTGGATCAGCGATCAACTGCTGCTCAATCTCGCCCGCTTCGAAGCGCCGCTGCTGTTGGCGCATTGCCAAGCCGCAGCAGATGAAAACTGGGCCGAGCTACGACAACTCTGCGAGAGCCACCGCGCCAGTCGCGAAACCCGTGAGTTGCATCTGGAGAGCCGGCAGATGGGTTACTCCTTGCAGCAGTTGTTGAACGGTTTGCCGGAACTCGACGCGCCTGCCCGCGACTTTCTTGACCAGACCCCAGAACCGCACCTGGCCTTGTGCTGGGCACTGGCAGCACGGGCCTGGGGCATCAGCCCGCAGGACGCCCTCGCCGCGTGGCTGTGGAGCTGGCTGGAAAACCAGCTCGCCGTGTTGATGAAAACCCTGCCGCTGGGCCAGCAAGCCGCCCAGCGCCTGACCAGCGAACTGCTGCCGCTGCTGCAACAGGCGCAGCACGACGCGACCCACCTCAACCCCGAACACATCGGCAGCGCCGCCTTTGGCCTGTCTCTGGCGTGCATGGCCCACGAGCGCCAGTACAGCCGTCTCTTCCGCTCTTAG
- the ureE gene encoding urease accessory protein UreE, producing the protein MLVIHRRIDPQPAWAAELHLTFEARSKSRLRCFSAEGEDVGLFLERGQPPLYDGECLQAEDGRVVRVCARPEQLLHVTCANAFELTRAAYHLGNRHVALQVGDGWLRLLDDYVLKAMLEQLGARVEAIEAPFQPEHGAYGGGHHHSRHGDEDFNYAPKLHQFGVRL; encoded by the coding sequence ATGCTGGTGATTCATCGCAGAATCGACCCTCAACCCGCCTGGGCCGCCGAGCTGCACCTGACCTTCGAAGCGCGCAGCAAAAGCCGTTTGCGCTGTTTCAGTGCCGAAGGCGAAGACGTCGGGTTGTTTTTGGAGCGCGGCCAGCCACCGCTGTATGACGGCGAATGTCTGCAGGCCGAAGACGGCCGTGTCGTGCGCGTCTGCGCCCGTCCCGAACAACTGCTCCACGTCACGTGCGCCAATGCGTTCGAACTGACGCGCGCGGCCTATCACCTCGGCAACCGCCACGTCGCCCTGCAAGTCGGCGATGGCTGGCTACGCCTGCTCGACGATTACGTGCTCAAGGCGATGCTCGAACAGCTCGGCGCCCGGGTCGAGGCTATCGAAGCGCCGTTCCAGCCGGAACACGGCGCTTACGGCGGCGGCCATCATCATTCCCGCCACGGTGACGAAGACTTCAACTACGCGCCAAAACTTCACCAGTTCGGCGTGCGCCTGTGA
- a CDS encoding TetR family transcriptional regulator, which produces MLPRAEQKQQTRNALMDAARHLMESGRGFGSLSLREVSKTAGIVPTGFYRHFADMDELGLVLVSEVGQTFRETIRLVRHNEFVMGGIIDASVRIFLDVVNANRSQFLFLAREQYGGSLPVRQAIGRLRENISADLAADLALMPKLQHLDLAGLSVMADLIVKSVFATLPDIIDPPAEALPEHLTPQAKITQQLRFIFIGLKHWQGLGSTE; this is translated from the coding sequence ATGCTGCCCCGCGCCGAACAGAAACAACAGACCCGCAACGCCCTGATGGACGCTGCCCGCCACCTGATGGAAAGCGGCCGAGGATTCGGCAGCCTGAGCCTGCGCGAAGTGAGCAAGACCGCCGGCATCGTGCCCACCGGTTTCTACCGGCACTTTGCCGATATGGACGAGTTGGGTCTGGTACTGGTCAGCGAAGTCGGCCAGACCTTCCGCGAGACCATCCGCCTGGTGCGGCACAATGAATTCGTCATGGGCGGCATCATCGACGCTTCGGTGCGCATCTTCCTTGATGTGGTCAACGCCAACCGCTCGCAATTCCTGTTTCTCGCCCGCGAACAATACGGCGGCTCGCTGCCGGTGCGCCAGGCGATCGGACGCCTGCGGGAGAACATCAGCGCCGACCTCGCGGCGGACCTGGCGCTGATGCCCAAGCTGCAACATCTGGATCTGGCCGGCCTCAGCGTGATGGCCGACCTGATCGTCAAATCGGTGTTCGCCACCCTCCCCGACATCATCGACCCACCCGCCGAGGCCTTGCCGGAGCACCTGACCCCGCAGGCGAAGATCACCCAGCAACTGCGCTTCATCTTCATCGGCCTCAAGCACTGGCAAGGGCTGGGCAGTACCGAGTAA
- a CDS encoding AsmA family protein gives MTRTGKIFSWTFAILALLLAALILIIVFFDWNRIKPTINAKVSEELHRAFAINGNLAVIWQREPEEGGWRSWVPWPHVVAEDLSLGNPDWSKQPQMVTLKRVELRISPLALLAQRVVIPRIDLTEPNAELQRLADGRANWTFKFDPKDPNAEPSSWVVDIGAIGFDKGHVTLDDQTLKTNLDVLIDPLGKPIPFSEIVGDKAAKTAQDKGGAPQDYAFALKVKGQYHAQNLTGQGKIGGLLALQDASKPFPLQAQAKIGDTRIELAGTLTDPLNLGALDLRLKLAGDSLGNLYPLTGVTLPDTPPYSTDGHLIAKLHDEAGAKFTYEKFNGKIGDSDIHGDLTYVASQPRPKLTGALLSNQLLFADLAPLIGADSNTEQKARGGASKQPADKVLPVEEFKTDRWRAMDADVEFTGKRIVHSEKLPFNDLYTHLKLNDGELSLEPLRFGVAGGTLDALIRLNGRTEPLEGRARLTARKFKLKELFPTFEPMKTSFGELNGDADISGRGNSVAKLLGGANGNLKMLINDGAISRELMELAGLNVGNYVVGKIFGDKEVKINCAAADFDIKTGLATTRLFVFDTENAIIYIDGTANMATEQLDLTVTPESKGWRLISLRSPLYVRGKFIKPDAGVKAVPLMLRGAGMVALGVIAAPAAGLLALVAPSGGEPNQCAPLLEQMKQGKAPVTVKPSK, from the coding sequence ATGACGCGCACTGGAAAAATCTTCAGCTGGACCTTCGCCATCCTCGCGCTGCTGCTGGCAGCCTTGATTCTGATCATCGTGTTTTTCGACTGGAACCGGATCAAACCCACGATCAACGCCAAAGTTTCGGAAGAACTGCACCGGGCGTTTGCCATCAATGGCAACCTCGCGGTGATCTGGCAGCGCGAGCCGGAAGAAGGCGGCTGGCGCTCTTGGGTGCCGTGGCCGCATGTGGTCGCCGAGGACTTGAGCCTGGGCAACCCGGACTGGTCGAAACAGCCGCAGATGGTCACGCTCAAACGCGTCGAGCTGCGCATTTCGCCGCTGGCCCTGCTGGCCCAGCGCGTGGTGATTCCGCGCATCGACCTGACCGAGCCGAATGCCGAACTGCAACGTCTGGCCGATGGCCGCGCCAACTGGACCTTCAAATTCGATCCCAAGGACCCGAACGCCGAGCCGTCGAGCTGGGTGGTCGATATCGGCGCGATCGGTTTCGACAAGGGCCACGTGACCCTCGACGACCAGACCCTGAAGACCAACCTCGATGTGCTGATCGACCCGCTCGGCAAGCCGATTCCCTTCAGCGAGATTGTTGGCGACAAAGCGGCGAAAACCGCTCAGGACAAGGGCGGCGCACCGCAGGACTATGCCTTTGCACTCAAGGTCAAAGGCCAATACCACGCGCAGAACCTCACCGGGCAGGGCAAGATCGGCGGGTTGCTGGCCTTGCAGGACGCGAGCAAGCCGTTCCCGTTGCAGGCCCAGGCGAAGATCGGCGATACCCGTATCGAACTGGCCGGCACCCTGACTGACCCGCTGAATCTCGGCGCCCTCGACCTGCGCTTGAAACTCGCTGGCGACAGTCTCGGCAATCTCTACCCACTGACCGGCGTGACGCTGCCGGACACCCCACCGTATTCCACCGACGGCCACCTGATCGCCAAGCTGCATGACGAGGCCGGGGCAAAATTCACTTATGAGAAATTCAACGGCAAGATCGGCGACAGCGACATCCACGGCGACCTGACCTACGTGGCCAGCCAGCCACGGCCGAAACTCACGGGTGCGTTGCTCTCCAATCAACTGCTGTTCGCCGACCTTGCACCGTTGATCGGTGCCGATTCCAACACCGAGCAAAAGGCCCGTGGCGGCGCGAGCAAGCAGCCGGCAGACAAAGTCCTGCCGGTCGAAGAGTTTAAGACTGATCGCTGGCGCGCCATGGACGCGGATGTCGAGTTCACCGGCAAGCGCATCGTTCACAGCGAGAAGCTGCCGTTCAACGACCTCTATACCCATCTGAAACTCAACGACGGCGAACTCAGCCTGGAACCGCTGCGCTTTGGCGTCGCCGGCGGCACCCTGGATGCGCTGATCCGCCTCAATGGCCGCACCGAGCCGTTGGAAGGCCGGGCGCGGTTGACCGCACGCAAATTCAAACTCAAAGAGCTGTTCCCCACTTTCGAGCCGATGAAAACCAGTTTCGGTGAGCTCAATGGCGATGCCGACATCAGTGGCCGGGGCAACTCCGTGGCCAAGCTCCTCGGTGGCGCCAACGGCAATCTGAAGATGCTGATCAACGACGGTGCGATCAGCCGCGAGCTGATGGAACTGGCCGGGCTCAACGTCGGCAACTACGTGGTCGGCAAGATCTTTGGCGACAAGGAAGTGAAGATCAATTGCGCGGCCGCGGACTTCGACATCAAGACCGGCCTGGCCACGACACGGCTGTTTGTCTTCGATACCGAGAACGCAATCATCTACATCGATGGCACGGCGAACATGGCCACCGAGCAACTCGATCTGACCGTGACCCCTGAGTCGAAAGGCTGGCGACTGATCTCCCTGCGCTCGCCGCTGTATGTGCGCGGCAAATTCATCAAACCGGATGCCGGCGTCAAAGCCGTACCGTTGATGCTGCGCGGGGCGGGGATGGTTGCGCTGGGCGTGATAGCCGCACCGGCGGCGGGATTGCTGGCGCTGGTGGCGCCGAGCGGTGGCGAGCCGAATCAGTGCGCGCCGTTGCTCGAGCAGATGAAGCAGGGCAAGGCGCCGGTGACCGTTAAACCCAGCAAGTAA
- a CDS encoding ferritin-like domain-containing protein, with product MSDVHLSDVQTLRERARQHVENGAVTEGYNANREEILRLLNESLATELVCTLRYKRHYFMANGLKANVAADEFLEHANQEAEHADRLAERIVQLGGEPEFNPDLLSKMSHAQYVAGNTLKEMVYEDLVAERIAIDSYREIIQYIGDKDPTTRRIFEDILAQEEEHADDMADILNDL from the coding sequence ATGAGTGACGTGCATTTGTCTGATGTTCAAACCCTGCGTGAACGCGCGCGGCAACACGTGGAAAACGGCGCGGTCACCGAGGGCTACAACGCCAACCGTGAAGAAATACTGCGTTTGCTCAATGAGTCGCTGGCCACCGAGCTGGTGTGCACCTTGCGCTACAAGCGCCACTACTTCATGGCCAACGGCTTGAAAGCCAACGTCGCCGCCGACGAATTTCTCGAGCACGCCAACCAGGAAGCCGAGCACGCCGATCGCCTCGCCGAACGCATCGTGCAACTGGGCGGCGAACCGGAGTTCAACCCTGACCTGCTGAGCAAGATGTCCCACGCGCAATACGTGGCCGGCAACACACTCAAGGAAATGGTTTACGAAGATCTGGTGGCCGAGCGCATCGCCATCGACAGCTACCGCGAAATCATTCAGTACATCGGTGACAAGGACCCGACCACCCGCCGCATCTTCGAAGACATCCTTGCCCAGGAAGAAGAACACGCCGACGACATGGCGGATATCCTCAACGATCTGTAA
- a CDS encoding esterase/lipase family protein, which produces MSTRYPLVLVPGMLGFVRLLLYPYWFGIIKALRRGGATVVAVQVSPLNSTEVRGEQLLTRIEEILRETGAPKVNLFGHSQGALTARYAAAKRPDLVASVTSVAGPNHGSELADYLEKHYPANSAKGRVLEALLRLIGWIMALLDTGYHGPKLPVDIHASHQSLTTAGVALFNQRYPQGLPQTWGGQGPEEVNGVRYYSWSGTLQPGKTDRGGNLFDGTNRSCRLFARTFVREPGQCDGMVGRYSSHLGTVIGDDYPLDHFDIVNQSLGLVGKGADPVRLFVEHAARLEAAGL; this is translated from the coding sequence ATGTCGACACGTTATCCACTGGTGCTGGTGCCGGGCATGCTCGGCTTTGTCCGGCTGCTGCTTTACCCGTATTGGTTCGGCATCATCAAGGCCTTGCGCCGTGGTGGTGCGACGGTGGTCGCGGTGCAGGTTTCGCCACTCAATTCCACGGAAGTGCGCGGCGAGCAGTTGCTGACGCGGATCGAGGAAATTCTCCGCGAGACAGGGGCGCCGAAGGTCAATCTGTTCGGTCACAGTCAGGGCGCGTTGACCGCGCGGTATGCGGCGGCGAAGCGTCCGGATCTGGTGGCCTCGGTGACTTCGGTCGCCGGGCCTAATCACGGCTCCGAACTGGCCGATTATCTGGAAAAGCACTATCCCGCCAACAGCGCCAAGGGGCGCGTGCTCGAAGCGTTGCTGCGCCTGATCGGCTGGATCATGGCACTGCTCGACACGGGTTATCACGGGCCGAAACTGCCGGTGGATATCCACGCTTCCCACCAATCGCTGACCACGGCGGGCGTTGCATTATTCAATCAACGTTATCCACAAGGACTGCCGCAAACGTGGGGCGGGCAGGGGCCGGAAGAGGTCAATGGTGTGCGTTACTACTCCTGGTCAGGGACGCTGCAACCGGGCAAGACCGATCGTGGCGGCAATCTTTTCGACGGCACCAACCGCAGTTGTCGCTTGTTCGCCCGGACCTTCGTTCGCGAGCCGGGGCAGTGCGACGGCATGGTCGGCCGTTACAGCTCGCATCTGGGCACGGTGATCGGTGATGACTATCCGCTGGATCATTTCGACATCGTCAATCAGTCGCTGGGGCTGGTGGGCAAGGGCGCAGATCCGGTAAGGCTGTTTGTCGAGCATGCGGCGCGGCTGGAGGCTGCAGGGTTATAG
- a CDS encoding DMT family transporter — protein MQYAFPLLAIFIWAGNTVINKLAVGAIFPAEIGFYRWLLAGVLFTPFMLKKVIAHWPQIRPNLRRIFVLGVLGMAVYQSLAYFAATLTTATNMGIILSLMPLMSLAMAIISLGQRLTAGALVGAVLSFAGVLVVVSSGSLGALLQHGVNLGDAMMLIATLAYAVYSTLLKKWQLRLPPLVLLYLQVLVAIVVLFPLFAMSPKTGLNLQNVPLVLYACLLASMVAPLAWMQAVQRLGPSRTTLFFNLLPLITALIAAVVLKEQLAMYHLVGGLLTLGGVVLSERWTTVLGRRVGVA, from the coding sequence ATGCAATACGCGTTTCCCCTGCTGGCGATTTTCATCTGGGCCGGCAACACCGTGATCAACAAACTGGCGGTCGGCGCGATCTTCCCCGCCGAGATCGGTTTCTATCGCTGGCTGCTGGCCGGCGTGCTGTTCACGCCATTCATGCTGAAGAAAGTCATCGCCCACTGGCCGCAGATTCGGCCGAACCTGAGGCGGATTTTCGTCCTCGGCGTGCTCGGCATGGCGGTGTATCAGAGCCTCGCCTATTTCGCCGCAACACTGACCACCGCGACCAACATGGGCATCATCCTGTCGTTGATGCCATTGATGTCGCTGGCCATGGCGATCATCAGCCTCGGCCAGCGCCTGACGGCTGGTGCGCTGGTCGGTGCGGTGCTGTCGTTCGCTGGCGTGCTGGTAGTGGTGTCATCCGGCAGCCTCGGAGCGCTGCTGCAACACGGGGTCAATCTGGGCGATGCGATGATGCTGATCGCCACGCTGGCCTATGCGGTTTACAGCACGCTGCTGAAAAAGTGGCAACTGCGCCTGCCGCCATTGGTGCTGCTGTACTTGCAGGTGCTGGTGGCGATTGTGGTGTTGTTTCCGCTGTTCGCGATGTCGCCGAAGACCGGGCTGAACCTGCAGAACGTGCCACTGGTGCTGTATGCGTGTCTGCTGGCCTCGATGGTCGCGCCGCTGGCGTGGATGCAGGCGGTGCAGCGACTGGGACCGAGCCGGACGACGTTGTTCTTCAATCTGCTGCCATTGATTACCGCGCTGATTGCAGCAGTGGTGCTGAAGGAACAGTTGGCGATGTATCACCTGGTGGGAGGGTTGCTGACCTTGGGCGGGGTGGTTTTGTCGGAGCGCTGGACCACGGTTCTGGGCCGGCGGGTCGGCGTTGCCTGA